In Erigeron canadensis isolate Cc75 chromosome 1, C_canadensis_v1, whole genome shotgun sequence, a single window of DNA contains:
- the LOC122602035 gene encoding protein PIR, protein MAVPVEEAIAALSTFSLEDDQPEVQGPALWVSSERGATSSPIEYSDVHAYRLSLSEDTKALNQLNTLIQEGKEMVSVLYAYRSCVKALPQLPDSMKQSQADLYLETYQVLDLEMSRLREIQRWQASAASKLAADMQRFSRPERRINGPTVTHLWSMLKLLDVLVQLDHLKNAKASIPNDFSWYKRTFTQVSIQWQDTDSMREELDDLQIFLSTRWAILLNLQVEMFRVNNVEDILQVLIVYAAECLELDFALLFPERHVLLRILPVLVVLATSSEKDSESLYKRVKMNRLITIFKNDPVIPAFPDLHLSPAAILKELSMYFPKFSAQTRLLSLPAPHELPPREVQDYQRHYLVINHIGAIRAEHDDFTIRFASAMNQLALLKSIESADIEWSKEVKGCMYDMVVEGFQLLSRWSARIWEQCAWKFSRPCKDFAPSESVEMTTVSDYEKVVRFNYSADERKALVELVSYIKSIGSMMQRCDTLVADALWETVHAEVQDFVQNTLAAMLRTTFRKKKDLCRILSDMRTLSADWMANTSKPESDMQTSQHGSEENKGNFFFPRAVAPTAAQVHCLQFLIYEVVSGGNMRKPGGLFGNSSSDIPVNDLKQLETFFYKLSFFLHILDYSVTVATLTDLGFLWFREFYLESSRVIQFPIDCSLPWMLVDHVLESQNGGLLESVLMPFDIYNDSAQHALVVLKQRFLYDEIEAEVDNCFDIFVSRLCEAIFTHYKSWAASELLDPSFLFTLDNGEKFTVRPMRFTALLNMKRVKLLGRTINLRSLIAERMNKLFRDNLEFLFDRFESQDLCAIVELEKLLEILQMTHEFLSRDLTIDSFSIMLSEMMENVSLVSYSSRLASQIWTEMQNDFLPNFILCNTTQRFVRSSKVPSAPVQKPSLPYAKPNFYCGTQELNSAHQSFARLHSGFFGLPHMFSIVRLLVSRSLPWLIRALLDHISTKITTLEPMITGLQEALPKSIGLLPFDGGVTGCMRIVKELLKWQSKTELKTEILHGIKEVGSALYWMGLLDIVLREVDTTQFMQVASWLGLIPGADGQILQSQEDGNAPVVTLFKSATAAAVSSNPLNPSPFYTMSKQAEAADLLYKANLNTGSVLEYALAFTSAALDKYCTKWSAAPKTGFIDITTSKDFYRIFSGLQIEYLEDCMQVPPNNHEMLGDSVAWGGCTIIYLLGQQLHFELFDFSYQVLNIAEVDSAATGSSNKSPHSAQGWEVLLEAMKKARRLNNHVFSMLKARCPLEDKQACAIKQSGAPLHRIKFENTVSAFETLPQKCS, encoded by the exons ATGGCTGTTCCGGTTGAAGAAGCAATTGCTGCTCtttctactttttcattagaa GATGATCAACCAGAGGTGCAAGGCCCAGCATTGTGGGTTTCATCAGAAAGAGGTGCCACGAGTAGTCCAATTG AGTATAGTGATGTCCATGCATATCGACTATCTTTATCGGAGGACACAAAAGCATTAAATCAACTT AATACACTAATACAAGAAGGCAAGGAAATGGTATCAGTACTTTATGCATACAGAAGTTGTGTCAAAGCACTTCCTCAG CTTCCAGATTCTATGAAGCAAAGTCAGGCTGATTTGTATCTAGAAACTTATCAAGTGCTGGATTTGGAAATGAGTCGGCTTCGTGAGATACAAAGATGGCAAGCATCAGCTGCATCTAAA CTGGCAGCGGATATGCAGCGGTTTTCTAGACCTGAGAGACGCATCAATGGTCCCACTGTAACTCATCTCTGGTCCATGTTGAAGTTACTTGATGTTTTGGTTCAActtgatcatttgaaaaatgcaaaagCCAGTATACCTAATGATTTCTCTTGGTATAAGAG GACATTTACTCAAGTTAGTATTCAATGGCAAGACACAGACTCAATGAGAGAAGAGCTAGATGATCTTCAG ATCTTTTTGAGCACAAGATGGGCCATTTTGTTGAACTTACAAGTTGAGATGTTTCGTGTAAACAA TGTGGAAGACATTCTTCAAGTTCTTATTGTGTATGCCGCTGAGTGCCTAGAATTGGATTTTGCACTTCTTTTCCCTGAGAGACATGTCCTTCTCCGTATTCTGCCTGTTCTTGTTGTTTTGGCAACATCCTCAGAAAAAGACAGCGAGTCCCTTTACAAGAGGGTGAAGATGAACAGACTCATTACTATTTTTAAG AACGATCCAGTCATACCTGCATTCCCGGATCTTCATCTTTCACCAGCTGCAATTCTAAAGGAGCTGTCTATGTACTTCCCGAAATTTTCTGCACAAACCCGCTTGTTAAGCCTTCCGGCTCCTCATGAACTTCCACCTCGTGAAGTTCAAGA TTATCAGCGGCATTATTTGGTCATTAATCACATTGGAGCTATTCGTGCTGAGCATGATGACTTTACTATCCGTTTTGCTTCTGCTATGAACCAG CTAGCTTTATTGAAATCAATAGAAAGTGCAGATATTGAATGGTCAAAGGAAGTCAAAGGATGTATGTATGATATGGTTGTTGAAGGTTTTCAGCTTTTAAGCCGATGGAGTGCTCGTATCTGGGAGCAATGTGCATGGAAATTCTCAAGGCCCTGCAAGGACTTTGCTCCTTCAGAGTCAGTTGAAATGACTACAGTTTCTGATTATGAAAAG GTGGTGCGCTTTAATTATAGTGCTGATGAAAGGAAGGCTTTAGTTGAACTTGTTAGCTACATCAAAAGCATTGGATCAATGATGCAGAGGTGTGATACATTGGTAGCGGATGCCTTGTGGGAAACTGTGCATGCCGAGGTTCAGGATTTTGTGCAGAACACATTGGCAGCAATGCTGCGCACCACATTCCGAAAGAAAAAGGACCTTTGTAG GATACTCTCTGATATGCGGACCCTTTCAGCAGATTGGATGGCTAACACTAGCAAGCCTGAATCTGATATGCAAACATCACAACATGGGAGCGAAGAAAACAAAGGAAACTTCTTTTTCCCAAGGGCAGTCGCACCTACTGCTGCACAG gTGCATTGCTTGCAGTTCTTGATATATGAGGTGGTGTCTGGTGGTAACATGAGAAAGCCTGGTGGTCTCTTTGGGAATAGTAGCTCTGACATTCCTGTGAATGATTTGAAACAACTGGAAACATTTTTTTACAAGCTTAGTTTTTTCCTACACATACTAGACTATTCAG TTACTGTCGCAACATTGACGGATCTTGGTTTCTTATGGTTTAGAGAATTTTATTTAGAATCTTCTCGTGTTATTCAG TTTCCTATTGATTGCTCTCTTCCTTGGATGTTGGTGGATCATGTGCTGGAGTCACAAAATGGTGGTCTTCTTGAAAGTGTTCTGATGCCATTTGACATATACAATGATTCTGCTCAGCATGCCCTCGTTGTTTTGAAGCAACGTTTTCTCTATGATGAAATTGAAGCTGAG GTGGATAATTGCTTTGATATATTTGTCTCAAGGTTATGTGAGGCTATATTCACACATTATAAAAGCTGGGCTGCCAG TGAGCTGCTTGATCCCTCTTTCCTTTTTACATTGGATAATGGAGAAAAGTTTACAGTCCGCCCAATGAGATTCACTGCCCTACTCAATATGAAAAGAGTGAAG TTACTTGGACGAACGATCAATTTGAGGAGTTTGATTGCTGAGAGGATGAACAAGTTATTTAGAGACAACCTTGAATTTTTGTTCGATCGTTTTGAATCCCAGGACTTGTGTGCTATTGTA GAATTGGAAAAGCTACTGGAAATCTTACAAATGACTCATGAATTCTTGTCAAGAGATCTCACTATAGATTCTTTCAGTATCATGCTAAGTGAGATGATGGAAAATGTCTCTCTTGTCTCTTACTCAAGCCGACTTGCTTCTCAG ATATGGACCGAGatgcaaaatgattttttgCCTAACTTCATTCTATGTAATACAACTCAACGCTTTGTTCGATCATCAAAAGTACCATCTGCTCCTGTCCAGAAACCATCACTACCATATGCCAAACCAAACTTCTATTGTGGAACTCAA GAGTTGAACTCTGCTCACCAAAGCTTTGCGCGATTGCATAGTGGGTTTTTTGGATTACCTCATATGTTCTCCATTGTACGTCTTCTGGTTTCTAGATCATTGCCTTGGCTTATCAGAGCACTATTGGATCATATATCAACTAAG ATAACAACACTAGAACCAATGATAACAGGATTGCAAGAAGCATTACCTAAATCCATTGGTTTGCTCCCTTTTGATGGTGGCGTAACAG GATGTATGAGGATTGTCAAAGAACTTCTTAAGTGGCAATCGAAAACAGAACTTAAAACAGAGATTCTACATGGAATTAAGGAGGTTGGAAGTGCATTATATTGGATGGGACTGCTTGATATCGTTTTG AGAGAAGTTGACACAACACAGTTCATGCAAGTTGCCTCATGGTTAGGTCTGATACCCGGGGCAGATGGCCAAATACTACAATCGCAAGAAGATGGAAATGCCCCTGTTGTCACTCTTTTCAAGTCAGCTACTGCTGCTGCTGTTTCCAGCAACCCTTTAAACCCCTCACCCTTCTACACAATGTCAAAACAGGCCGAAGCTGCTG ATTTGTTGTACAAGGCTAACTTGAATACTGGAAGTGTGCTGGAGTATGCCCTTGCTTTCACGAGTGCTGCACTCGACAAATATTGCACCAAATGGAGTGCGGCACCAAAGACTGGATTCATAGACATTACGACATCAAAAGATTTCTATCGTATATTTAGTGGTCTCCAAATA GAATACCTGGAAGATTGTATGCAGGTACCCCCAAACAACCACGAAATGTTGGGAGATTCAGTTGCATGGGGTGGTTGCACCATAATATACTTGCTTGGTCAGCAATTACATTTTGAGCTCTTTGACTTTTCCTATCAAGTCCTGAATATTGCAGAAGTTGATAGTGCAGCTACTGGGTCGTCAAATAAGAGTCCTCACTCTGCTCAG GGATGGGAAGTGCTCTTAGAAGCTATGAAGAAAGCAAGACGTTTGAACAATCACGTGTTTTCAATGTTGAAGGCTCGGTGCCCTCTAGAAGACAAGCAAGCATGTGCCATCAAGCAAAGTGGAGCGCCTCTACACCGCATCAAATTTGAAAACACAGTATCTGCCTTTGAAACACTGCCACAGAAATGTTCTTAA